One genomic window of Halorubrum hochsteinianum includes the following:
- the cgi121 gene encoding KEOPS complex subunit Cgi121: MTDSAVEAAGEPAAPPDPAVGLVAGTFAVPDLDAFLADLDEIAAKTGAVVQAFDADRVVSPAHLRAATRLAARSIARGEAVARDPGVEILLYAAGRRQIDRALDLGVSEGERAAIVLAADFGDVPGVDRPPADVDEAVERIRGLAAEGTSEFGGSRNPALDEDRVREFYGVTDRELAATTGDLTDVVRERVALLDVEK, from the coding sequence ATGACCGACTCCGCGGTCGAGGCCGCGGGGGAGCCGGCAGCGCCCCCCGACCCCGCCGTCGGTCTCGTCGCCGGGACGTTCGCGGTCCCCGACCTCGACGCGTTCCTCGCCGACCTCGACGAAATCGCCGCGAAGACCGGCGCGGTGGTGCAGGCGTTCGACGCCGACCGCGTCGTCTCGCCCGCGCATCTCCGGGCGGCGACCCGGCTCGCGGCCCGGTCGATCGCCCGCGGCGAGGCGGTCGCCCGCGACCCCGGCGTCGAGATACTGCTGTACGCGGCCGGCCGCAGGCAGATCGACCGCGCGCTCGACCTCGGCGTCTCGGAGGGCGAGCGCGCCGCGATCGTCCTCGCCGCCGACTTCGGCGACGTCCCCGGCGTCGACCGCCCGCCCGCGGACGTGGACGAAGCCGTCGAGCGGATTCGCGGACTCGCCGCCGAGGGGACCAGCGAGTTCGGCGGGAGCCGGAACCCCGCGCTCGACGAGGACCGCGTCCGCGAGTTCTACGGCGTCACGGACCGCGAACTCGCCGCGACGACCGGCGACCTGACGGACGTCGTGCGCGAGCGCGTCGCGCTGCTCGACGTCGAGAAGTGA
- a CDS encoding IMP cyclohydrolase, producing MYVGRFVVVAPGIGGYRVSSRSFPNRRVTDRDGTLTVGPTPDAPETDNPYVSYNCARAVETPTGEALAVLGNGSHVDPIAEKLELGYPARDALATPLLALDFEKDDYDTPRVAGVVGAESATIGVVRRDALLVEAVEEPTVVATYETDSPEPYDLTATDADGVATELLGADLEHPVCAAGATVDDDGVALAFDNGGD from the coding sequence ATGTACGTCGGACGATTTGTCGTCGTCGCGCCCGGAATCGGCGGCTACCGCGTCTCCTCGCGCTCGTTCCCGAACCGCCGCGTCACCGACCGCGACGGGACGCTCACCGTCGGCCCGACCCCGGACGCGCCCGAGACGGACAACCCGTACGTCTCGTACAACTGCGCCCGCGCGGTCGAGACCCCGACCGGGGAGGCGCTCGCGGTCCTCGGCAACGGCTCGCACGTCGACCCGATCGCGGAGAAACTGGAACTGGGCTACCCCGCCCGCGACGCGCTCGCGACCCCGCTGCTCGCGCTCGACTTCGAGAAGGACGACTACGACACGCCCCGCGTCGCCGGCGTCGTCGGCGCGGAGTCGGCGACGATCGGCGTCGTCCGCCGCGACGCGCTGCTCGTCGAGGCCGTCGAGGAGCCGACCGTCGTCGCGACCTACGAGACGGATTCCCCCGAGCCGTACGACCTGACCGCGACCGACGCCGACGGCGTCGCGACCGAACTGCTCGGAGCCGACCTCGAACACCCCGTCTGCGCCGCCGGCGCGACCGTCGACGACGACGGCGTCGCGCTCGCGTTCGACAACGGCGGCGACTGA